A part of Salmo salar chromosome ssa18, Ssal_v3.1, whole genome shotgun sequence genomic DNA contains:
- the naa40 gene encoding N-alpha-acetyltransferase 40, translating to MGRKSNKAKEKKQARLAERAAMDAVCAKVDAANKLDDPLAAFPVFKKYDRNGLNLQIECKRVSSLNPMSVEWAYELTRTNMQTLYEQSEWGWKEREKRDEMKDERAWYLLARDTDSSPVAFSHFRFDVECGEEVLYCYEVQLESRVRRKGLGKFLIQILQLIANSTQMKKVMLTVFKHNHGAYQFFREALQFDIDDTSPSMSGCCGDDCTYEILSRRTKHAEAQGHSHGGGHCGGCCH from the exons ATGGGG agGAAGTCAAACAAAGCGAAGGAGAAGAAGCAGGCTCGCCTGGCGGAGAGGGCAGCCATGGATGCAGTGTGTGCCAAGGTGGACGCAGCCAATAAG cTGGACGACCCATTGGCTGCTTTCCCAGTCTTCAAAAAGTATGACAGAAACGG ATTGAATCTCCAGATCGAGTGTAAGAGAGTGTCCTCTCTCAACCCCATGTCTGTGGAGTGGGCCTACGAGCTGACCCGGACCAACATGCAGACACT GTATGAGCAAAGCGAgtggggatggaaggagagagaaaagagggatgaGATGAAAGACGAGAGGGCGTGGTATCTGCTGGCTCGAGACACAGACTCCTCCCCCGTGGCCTTCTCTCACTTCCGATTCGATGTCGAGTGCGGGGAGGAGGTGCTATACTG tTATGAGGTCCAGCTGGAGAGTAGGGTGAGAAGGAAAGGACTGGGCAAGTTCCTCATCCAGATACTTCAGCTCATCGCCAACAG caCACAGATGAAGAAGGTGATGTTAACAGTATTCAAACACAACCACGGGGCATACCAGTTCTTCAGAGAAGCTTTACA GTTCGATATCGACGACACCTCCCCCAGTATGTCTGGTTGTTGTGGCGACGACTGCACCTATGAGATCCTGTCGCGGCGGACCAAACATGCCGAGGCCCAGGGGCACAGCCACGGTGGAGGGCACTGTGGAGGCTGCTGCCACTGA